The nucleotide window CGGCGCACCACGCGGCCACGCGTGTAGACCTTGCGGACCTGATCGAGGACGAGCAGCGGCGAGGCCATCAGTGAACTCCAAGCAGGCGTTGGCGCAAGCCGCGGTCGTCACGAAGTGTCGCGGCCTCGCCGCTCCAGGCGATCCGGCCGCGGTCGATAACGGCCGCTTGGTCGGCGACCGACAGCGCGATCTCGGCATTCTGCTCGACCACGAGCGAGGCGACGCCCTCGTTCCGCAGCCTGCGGATGGTCGCAAGCACGTCACCAACGATTTTCGGCGCGAGCCCCTGGCTCGGCTCGTCGAACAGGATCAGTCCGGGCGATCCGACGAGCGCGCGCGCGATCGCCACCATTTGCATCTCGCCGCCCGACAGGTTTTCGCATTCGCGCTCCATGAGGTACTCGAGCGGCGAGAAGATTTCGCACGCCTCCTTGACGGTCCAGTTCCGGAACTTCGTCCGCTTCTGCGCAATGCCGAGATTGCGCGCCACCGAGAGTGTCGGACACAGCCGCCGGTCGTCGGGCACCCAGCCGATCCCGCCGCGCGCGATTTCATGCGTCGGGCTATGCGTGACCTCGCGGCCGTCGAACCTGACGGCGCCTCGGCGCGGACGGGTCAATCCCAGAATCGAGCGCAGCATCGTGGTCTTGCCAGCGCCGTTAGGGCCCAATAGCGCAAATACCTTGCCGCGCTCGACAGATAGCGACGCCCCGAACAGCGCCTGCGTCTCACCGTAAAACGTATCGACCGCCTCTACCTGGAGAATCATGCGAACCTCCCGAGGTTAGAGCGCTTGACCCATTCGTTCTGCTGCAGCTCGTGCGGCTCGCCGCGCGCGACCACTTGGCCCCAATGGATCACGGAAATGCGGTCGGCCAGCGAGAACAGGAATTCCATGTCGTGCTCGATGGCCACGATCGTGAGCTTGCCCTTGAGCCGCCCAACCAGCGTCGCGAGGCGCTGTACGCCGTCCGAGCCAAGCCCGGAGGTTGGCTCGTCCAGGCACAACACGCGGGGTCCCTGCCCCAGCGCGACTGCGATCTCGAGCGCACGGCGGTCGCCATAGCTGAGATCCTTGGCGCGGGTATCGCCCTTGTCGGCGAGGCCAACGGTAACAAGTATCTCGGAAGCCTTCTCGGCAAACAAGCGATCGCCGGCAGCGGCGTGGCGTATATCGAATCCGCGGGCGCGAAAGCCCGGCAGGCCGACCATGACATTCTCGCGCGCGGAAAACTCGTCGAACAGTGTCATGATCTGGAACGAGCGGGCGACGCCTTTGGCTGCAATGCGATGCGAGCTCAACCCCGTCACATCCTCGCCGTCGAACCGGATCGAGCCACGGCTCGGCTTGACGCGGCCGGTGAGCACGTTGAAGAATGTGGTCTTACCGGCGCCGTTCGGCCCCATCAGGCCGTGGAACTCCCCCTCGGGCACTGTCAGGTCGATGCTTTCAAGCACGACGCGGTCGCCGAAGCGAACATGAACGCCGGAAACTTCGATCAGCGCCATCGTCCGCCTCCGAACAAGAGACGCAGCGCAGTGCCGCCTTGCTGCCGCATCGAATTCAGCGACCGGTTCTGCCACGTGGCCATGATGGCTCCGGCAACGCCCTCAGGCCGGAAGAGCACGACCGCGATGAACAGCAGCCCGAAATAAAGCATCCAGGCGTTCGTCATGGCGCCGATCACGTCGCGCGCGATCAGGAACAGAAACACGCCGATGACGGGACCCCAGAAGCTGACGAGGCCGCCGCCGACCAGCGTCATCATCACGACGTAGCCGGACTGATGCAGACTCATTACATCAGGGAACGCCGCAAGCTGCGCCATCGCGAACAGGCCGCCGGCAAATCCTGATATCGCCGCCGACAGCGCGAAGATCGACGCCTTGTAGAGCCACACGTTATAGCCGAGATGCGCAGCGCGGGTTTCGCTCTGCTTGATCGCCGCGATAGCCCGGCCATAGGGCGAATGCACCAGCCGCCACAGCGCGATAACAGCGATTCCAAAGACGATGAGGACAAAATAGTAGAATGCCACATTGCCAGCGAGATCGAACGACGCAAACCCAAAATCGGCGGGCAGCCGCGCGATCTTCAATAGTCCATCCTCTCCTCCCGTGACCTTGTGCGACTTGATCGCGAGCGTCCAGAAAATCTGGCCAAAGGCGATGGTCATGAAGGCATAGTAGATGCCCCGCCGGTGCGAGATGAATAGCGCGACCAGCGCGCCGGCCAAACCCGCGACAGCAAATGCAGCCACAAGGCAGATCCAGAGATTGGCGACGACATTGAACTGGCAGAGGCCGAAAGCATAGGCTCCAATGCCGAAATAGGCGCCGTGGCCGAACGACGGCAGGCCGGCGGTGCCCAGCACGAGATTGAACGCGAGCGCATAGAGCGACCAGATCAGGATCTCGATCCCGAGATAGGGATAGAGGCCGACACGCGCGATCCAGAGCGGCACGGTGGCCAGCACCAGCCACAGCACCAGCATGGTCGGCGTGATGAGCCGCGTGGAATCGGATTGCGGAGCTGGGATCATCTTCAGGCCTCGAGCACGCTTTTCTTGCCCCAGAGCCCGCGCGCCCTGAACGTCACGACCGCCACCAGCAACACGTACATCGATAGCAACGACCACTCGGAGGCGTAGGCGCCGGACAGACCGACGGCGAGCCCGACCAGAAGGCCGGCAACGACCGCGCCCCAGAAACTGCCGACGCCGCCGAGCACGATTACCAGGAATGCCGGAATGACGGCGTCGACGCCCATGTGCGGGCGTATGCCCCAGATCGGCGCCACGATAATGCCGGCGACGGCCGCCAGCATAGTGCCGAACACGAAGACGAGCAGCCGCAGCCGCGTCAGGTTGATGCCGAGCGCGCGCACGATTTCGCTGTCATGCGCACCCGCCTTCACGGTGGCGCCGAACGAGGTCTTTTCAATCAGGAGCCAGACCAGTCCGATGACCGCGGCTGCAATGCCCGCAGCATAGAAGCGGTAGGTCGACCAGATCAGATCGCCGAAGATAAAACCGCCACTGACCGCTTGCGGCACCTGCACCACGTAGTCGCGCGTGCCCCAGGTCAGGCGGATCATCTCCTCGATCACCATGGCGGCGCCAAAGGTCAGCAGCAAACCGTAAAGCGGATCCTTGCCGTAGGTCCGGCGCATGCAGAATTCGATGGCGATCCCGACAAGGCCGACCGCGGCCGGCGCCAGGATCAGCGTCGCGGCGTAGCGCCAGCCGAGCGGCAATGCCAGCCAGGACTGCGCAAGGTCAGCCGGGAGCGGCGGGCGCGGCCCCATCAGTTGCATGGCGAAATAGGCGCCGAGCGCGAACAGCGAGCCGTGCGCGAGATTGATCTGCTCCATGAGGCCTACGATCAGCATGAAGCCGAGCGCGATCAACGCGAACAGGAGGCCGAGCGTGAGGCCGTTGAGGATGTGCGGAAGAAGATCGAACAAGCTGCATTCTCGTATTGCTGTTGCAGGGCAGCGGGCACGCGACGCGCCCGCTGCGAAGCGGCGAACTCAGGAATCAACCGTGGGAACCTGCTCGTAGGGGACCAGCTTGCACTTGGCCTGCGCATCGGTATCGGCCACAGCCTTTGGCTCGGTCCAACTGATGATTTCGTACAGATCGGTCTTGTCCGCAGGCTTGGGATTGCGCCGCGCCAGATAGATCGTCTGCTGCATCTGGTGCGTCACCGGATCCATATAGGCATCGAAATGCTGCATGCGGTCAGTTGCCGAGACTTTCAGATTCTCAAGCTCCTTGATGATCTTGACGTTGTTGGTCGAGCCGGCGCGCTCGATCGCGCGCAGCAATTCCCGTGTGGCCATGTAGCCGTTGTAGGAAACATTGCCGGGCACCGGAATCGAGCCCTCCTTGTTGGTGGCCTGCCATTTCTTGACGAAATCAGCGACGCCAGGCAGCGCCAGCTTGTGATACCAGGTGGTGCCGAACACGCCGAACAGGCTGTCGGGCGAGCCCCAGACGTCAGGCCAGTCCTGCTGGTTGTTGATCCAGGCAGGTTTACCGTCGAGCTTGAGCTGGGCGACCTGCTCGCGCAGCGCCTTGATGTCGTCGCCGCCGACCGCGGTCGCCACGACATCCGGCTTCGCCTGCTGGATCTTCAAGAGGTAGGCCGTGAAGTCGCGGGTGTTCTGCGGCACCAGCAGATTGTCGACGATCTTGCCGCCGGCGCCTTCGACCTGCGCTTTCGTCGCCGCCGAGGTGGTGTGGCCCCACACATAATCATTGGTGAGCAGCATCCATTTCTTGCCGATCGAGTTGACGGCGTTCGCGACCGAGGCCTTGGAGAAATTGGTGCCGTTGCCGTCCCAGACGAACTTGATGCGTGAGCAGTTCTCGCCCGCCTCGCTGGGTGCGGACGAATTCGTGTTCAGGTAGATGACGCCATTCTTGGCAGCGACCTGGGTGATGGCATTGGCGACGCCTGAATGCACCGCGCCGATCAGGATGGTGCAGTCTTCTCTTGTGATGAACCTCTCGGCGAGGCGGCTGCCGGTGGCCGGCGTTGTTTCGGTATCCGCCGTGATCCAGGTGATCTTGCGGCCGAGCACGCCGCCTTTGGCGTTGGCCTCGTCGATCGCCATCTGGATTCCGCGCAAATCGTCCTGCCCGCTGTTGCCGTATTGACCACTGGCATCGCAGGTCAGGCCGAGCTTGATCGGCTTGGCGGCGCCTTGCGCCCAGACACGGTTTTCCTTCCACGGCCCGAAATAGCTCGCCGTACCCGCCAGGGCGCTGGCCATCAGGCTGCCCTGCAAAACGCTTCGCCGCGAGATCTCACGCTGTTTCATGGCTCCCTCCCGAGCAGGCTCGTTTTCTTGTTGCAGTGCCTAGAATGAACGTTCTATTCTTCCCTGTAAAGTGGAATGTTTGAACCGGTCGGCAGAACGGCCGCGATGGGATAGAGCTGACGCCATGGACAAACCTGCCGGCACGGCGATGAGTTATGACGAACTGCGCGGCGCGATTGCCCAGCGGCATCGCGCTTTATCCGGCCGTCTGCAGCAGATCGCCGAATTCGTCCTGGATCATCCGACCGACGTCGCGTTGGGCACGGTGGCGGAGATCGCCGAGCGTTCCGGCGTGCCTCCCTCGGCCATCGTTCGCTTCGCTCATGCTTTCGGCTTTGGCGGCTTCACCCAGATGCAGCAGGTGTTTCGAACGCGCCTCGTGGCCGGCGTGGCGCCAAGCTACAAGGCGCGGCTGGCGCGCATGAAGAGCGAGGAAAAATCGGTCCTCGGCCGCAAACCAGCGGCAGTACTGGGCCGCTTCGTCGCGGAAGCCCAATCAAGCCTGGTGACGTTGAGCCAGTCGGCCCATGAGCGGCAGCTCGAAGCCGCCATCATGATATTGGCGAAGGCGCGCGACATTTATCTGCTGGGCCTCGGCGGCTCGTTTCCAGTAGCAACGCATCTGGCTTATGTGCTGCGGAAACTCGGGCGGCGCGTGGTGTTGCTGGACGGCACCGGCGGCAGCATCCACGAACAATCGCATCCGGCCACTTCCGAAGACGCGCTGGTCGCGATCAGCTTCCGCAACTATTACCCTGATACGGCGCGGCTATTTCCCGAACTAGTGGCCCGCAACGTGCCGGCGATCTCCATCACCGACAGTCTGCTGAGCCCGATCGTTGAGGGCGCCTCGGTCGTGTTCGAAATCCAGGACATGCCGGAGCCGGCGCTACGCACTCTGGTCGCGCCTATGTGCCTCGTGCAGGCGCTCGCGATCGGCCTCGATCTCGCCGCAGACTGACATTTCGGGAAAATCAGGAGAGAACGTCATGGCATCACAGGACGAGCGGTCGCTGAAGGGCAAGGTTGCGCTGGTCACCGGCGCGGGCCGCGGGCTCGGCCGCGCCTTCGCTGAACGGCTGGCGGCGATGGGTGCCGATGTCGCCATCCATGGCATGCGCGAACACGGCCCAGCCGAATATGGCGAGGGATCGACGCTGACGGCGGTCGCGGAAGCGGTGGCGTCGGCACATAGAGTACGCACCATCCGCGTACTCGGCGACCTTACGCAAGGCGCCGACATCGCGCGTGTCGTCGAGACCACGACGAAGCAACTGGGTCCGATCGACATTCTCGTTCACAATGCAGGTGGCGACATTGCGGCCAAAGGCGGCAAGCCGGATCCGAACGACGCCGTCGGCATTCGCGAAGAGGATGTTCGCGCGGTGCTCGATCGCAACCTGCTCTCAACCATCCTGACCTGCCAGGCTGTGGCCAAGGAAATGATGCCACGGCGTCAGGGCCGCATCGTCACCATCGGTTCGGTCGCAGCCTTCAAGGGCCGCACAAACGGCTCGATCTATGCGGTTGCGAAAGCGGGCATGACGCATTACACGCGCTGCCTCGCCGATCAGCTCCGATCCTACGACATCACGGTAAACTGCATCGCGCCCGGCGACACCCGTACCGGACGCTTCATGGGCACGCGCGCGGTGGATCAGAACCGGATGGTGGAAACCGGCACGCTCGATCGCATCGCGACCGTCGACGAAGTCGCGCGCGTCGTCGAAGTGTTCGCAGGTCCGTTGGGCGCGTTCGTCTCGGGCCAGGTGCTGCGCGTTGACGGCGGAGGACAGTGCTGGGCAGCGTGAAGGCGGGGCCAAGAATCTTCGCAAGGCGAGTCGGCGTCACGCCGCCAAAATCGCTTCGGGTGCAGCTGCAGGCAAATTCTGGCTATCGGCGACCGCGCGATTGGTGATCTGTCCGCGGTGCACGTTAAGTCCGGCGCGCAGATGCGGATCCTCGATCAGCGCGCGGATGCCCTTTTCGGCCAGCGCAAGGCCGAACGGCAGCGTGGCATTGTTGAGCGCGTGGCTCGACGTCACCGGTACCGCGCCCGGCATGTTGGCGACGCAATAGTGCACGATCTCGTCGACGAGATAGGTCGGCGCCTGATGGGTGGTCGGCCGCGACGCCTCGAAGCAGCCGCCCTGGTCGATCGCGACATCGACCAGCACGGCACGGTGTTTCATGCGGGCGAGATGCGCGCGCGAGACGAGCTTCGGCGCGCTGGCGCCCGGCACCAGCACGGCGCCGATGACGACATCGGCCCCGATCACTTCCTCTTCGATCGCTTCCAGCGTTGCATAGCGCGTGCGCACGCGCCCCTGGAACATCTCGTCAAGAACGCGAAGGCGCGGCAGCGAGCGGTCCAGGATAACGATATCGGCACCGAGGCCTGCGGCCATCCGCGCGGCATGCGTGCCGACCACGCCGCCGCCGATCACCGCGATCCTGCTCGGCGCCACGCCGGGCACCCCGCCGATCAGCTTGCCCATGCCGTCCGCCGATGTCCGCAAGGCCGCGCCTGCCGCCTCGATCGCCAACCGTCCTGCCACTTCGCTCATCGGCGCGAGCAGAGGAAGCCCTCCATGGGCGTCCGTCACCGTCTCGTAAGCGATCGCAGTGCAGCCGGATGCCAGAAGCCCCTTGGTCTGCGCCGCATCCGGCGCAAGGTGCAAATAGGTAAAGAGGATCTGATTGTCGCGAAGCTGGCGCCATTCGCTCGGCTGCGGCTCCTTGACCTTGACCACCATGTCGGCGGTCGCGAAGATTTCCGCGGCCGTATCCACGATTGCGGCGCCGGCCGAACGGTAGAAATCATCGCTCGCGCCAATGCCGATCCCGGCACCCTGCTCGACGATCACGTCGTGTCCCCGCGTCACGTATTCCCGCACCGAAGCCGGCGTCAGACCAACGCGATATTCCTCGACCTTGATTTCCTTGGGCACACCGATCCGCATGGCTTGCTCCTCCATCCGAGGTTGTCTGACCTGCAGATAAGATACGTCTGAGCCGGCAACGCTTCTCGGCGAATTGCGGCTTGCTGGGCACGATCTGCGCATATATTCTGCATGTTAGCCTCATAAATTAGTGACTTGTCGCGTGAATGAGCTGGATCGCATTGATTATCGGATCCTGACCGAGCTCCTCGCTGACGCCCGGGCGAGCCAGATCGAGCTCGCCGAAAAGGTCGGACTATCGCCGACTGCCTGCGCGCGCCGCATCCGCCAACTCGAGGAAAGTGGGATTATCAGGGGCTATCGCGCCGATCTCGAGCCGACCGCGCTCGGGCTCGTCACGACCGTCGTCGTCACCATCACGCTGGAAAAACAGAGCGAGGATTACCTGGCGGCGTTCGAAGCGGCGATCGCCCGCTGTCCGGATGTCGTGTCCTGTCACTTGATGTCGGGCAGCGACGATTATCACTTGCAGGTCATCGCACGCGACATTGCGGACTTCGAGCGCATCCACAAGCAACATCTTTCACGGATGCCCGGGGTTGCGCGCATCCACTCGAGCTTTGCGATGCGCGAGGTGGTGCGCAGGGCCATCCCCGAGACAGCGTTGCGGCGCTAGCCTGTTCGATCAGCTCGACGCAGTCGGCGCATTCCCCCGATGCTGCCCACCAGACCAAACGCGACTTGACAAGAACCCAACCCGCCGTATGTTACATTATAACATAACACGAAGAATAACGCCTTCCCGATGGGGCCTGCGAGCTGTTGATCTCGATGCGAAAACGGATCGTTTCCATGAGGATGAGGATCGGGCCTTTGTCGTGCAGGGCATCACTCCGCCGGCGGGTTTGGCAGCCAGCATCGTCCTAGATCGCCATCCAGATAAGCAAATCACCTAACTGTGGAGCGCACATGGGCGAGATCGTTCGACTTGTTCCGAAGCCAGAGCTTGAGCGGGCTCGTTTAATTCGAGAGGCTCGCGCGATATACGACAGCATATTTCCGCCGACTGATGCGGTCAGCGAGCATCCGGACAGTCGCCTCAGCCAAGCGACGCAACCGGGAAGAGAGCGTAGTTGCTCGGTTCGGGCAGCACCTGGCAGCCATCATTCCGAAACCGGAATGCGCGCGCGGCCACGAAGGCTCGTCTGATCCCCGCTCGTTCTGTGCCATGCATCGCCACTACCTGCGGTACGTCCCGACGAGTTCGGCCTGGCCGATCGCGTGCTTCTCCGCTGCGTTCCAGATGTCGAGTACCGGCATGCTGGGCGAACGCGACAGTTCGTCGACGTCCAAAGCTGCCAGCTTGAAATGATAGTGATGCACACCATGGCCCTTGGGCGGAGCGGGCCCACCATAGCCCAGTTCGCCGAAATCGTTCACGCCCTTGCCGAGACGCTCCGTCTTTGGCCCGTGACCGATGGCTTCCGGCAGCATCGTACGCTCGCCCATGATGTTGTAGAGGCCCCAATGCCGAAACGTGCCGGACGGTGCGTCCGGGTCCTCGACGATAAGGGCGAAGCTCTTCGTACCCGGCGGCGGATCCGACCATTGAAGTGGCGGAGATACATTCTGGCCATCGCAAGTGTATTTGACCGGAATCGGCTGGTCGTCGTCGAATGCAGGACTCGTCAACTTGAATACCATGTGCAGACTCCCGTGCTTATAGGAATGCGAAGGGTCGCAGCGGCGGGCTCGCTCGGTACTCGGGGTGCAACGACACGCCTGGCCGGCCGATTCCGCCGATACGAAGGAACGTCGGACCGGCGCTTGAGTTGCTTCGACGAGGCACGCTGATCGGTGTTTCCGGCGCCCGCTCAGGACGATCCCCCTGCCGTGCGCCAGCGCGCCGATGCCGGACAAGCGCCCCCGAACAGTTCGACGCGTTGGTCTGGTTCGAGGAAACCAAGGCGGTGACGCCGCTTGCGACACGGGCCGCAGGGGCGCGCAGATACCTATCCCTTTGGGTTCTGATCATGGCGAGTGCACGGGAACAGCTCAGCGAGGTCCTGGCCGGTCCGCACCACCTTGCGGGCATTTTGGGCGTGCCTCACGATGCGGCCGGCATCGTGATTTTTGCGCATGGCAGCGGTAGCGGCCGTCTAAGCCCCCGCAACAACCAGGTCGCAGCGGCTCTCCGTGAAGCCGGCTTTGCCACGCTGCTGCTCGATCTCCTCAGCCCGGAGGAGGAACAGGACCGCGGCAATGTATTCGATATCCCGCTGTTGGCATCACGGCTTGCAGATGCCGCGGACTGGACCCGCGACAGGCCGGAGCTCGCGAAGTTTCCGATTGGCTATTTCGGCGCCAGCACCGGCGCAGCGGCCGCGCTGGTCGCGGCTGCCGACCGGCAGAACGTTCAAGCTGTGGTTTCGCGCGGCGGTCGCCCGGACCTCGCCGGAGAAGCGCTGCACGGCGTCAGGGCGCCGACCCTGTTGATCGTCGGCGGAGCCGACCTGCCGGTGATTTCGCTCAACCGTTCGGCTTTTGCGGAGCTCTCTTGCGAGAAGGACCTCGTGATCGTGCCGAACGCGACGCACTTGTTCGAAGAACCCGGCACGCTCGAGCAGGTGACGCAACATGCCACGCGCTGGTTCCGGCAATTCCTGGCGTCGCCCCTCTCGGATGAGGTGATCGATGCCGATACGGTTTTCAACGACCGGCAAGATGCCGGACGCCGGCTGGCCTCGGCGCTCATGAAGTTCAAAGACAAGGACGCGGTCGTGCTCGCGCTGCCGCGCGGGGGCGTACCCGTCGCGTTCGAGGTTGCGCAAGCGCTGCACGCCAAGCTCGACGTAGCGCTCGTGCGCAAGATCGGCGCGCCGGGACATGAGGAGCTCGGGCTCGGCGCGGTCGTCGACGGCGCCCACCCGCAGGTCGTGCTCAATGAAGACATCGTTCGCGAGATTCAACCGGGCGCCGCCTACCTGGAAGCCGAGACTGCCCGCCAGCTTGCCGAAATCGAACGCCGCCGGCGCCTTTACCGCGACGATGATCCGCCGCCAGAGATCGCCGGCCGCACGACCATTGTGGTCGACGACGGCATCGCCACCGGCGGAACCGTGAAAGCCGTGCTGAGAGCGCTCGCACGGGCGAAGCCCGGCCGTCTCGTTCTTGCGGTGCCGGTCGCGCCACGCGAGTCGCTGGACGAACTGAGTGCGGAGGCAGACGAGATCATTTGTCTCATGAGCCCCGATCCGTTCTTTGCAGTCGGCATGCACTATAGGGATTTCCGCCAGACTTCGGATCAGGAAGTTACCGAGCTGTTGCATCGTTCCAAGGCCAGCAGCCCGAACCAGGCGCGTGCGTGAGGAACATGTGAACAGCGATCAGTGATGGCCTCCAGGTTTCGTCGTGATCTTCTCGGCACCGGATCCCATCCGAGCCGAAAGCCTCCTAACTAAAATACGGAAAACAACCCCATGCAAAGTAGCAGGTAGTCGCTGGCATGCCCTGAGCGATGGCGCAAAACCATTTGACACGTCGGGCAAATCAGCGGCACAACTCCATCATCGCGCAATCGGTACGAATAGCCGTGCTCCGCCCCACTGGGCCCTTCGGCGCGATTACACGCAAAAAATCCTTCTGACAGTTGAAGTTGCACCGGCACACCGCAGTGGCCTAATCGCCTCGGTGTTGCATTGCTAGGAGGCTCGCAGCGCTTTCGTTAGTGCAGACAGCGCAGCCGGCTGATGCTGGCGACTGGGGTAATACATGAAGAATCCAGGAATTGGCGGCGTCCAGTCCTCCAGCACACGAATAAGGCGACGCTTCGCAACATACTCTTCGACCTGCTCTTCGAATGCGAGTCCTAGGCCGGCGCCAGCGAGTGCCGCCTGAATCACGAGGTGGGTATCATCGATTATAAGGGGACCATTCACACCGACCGTGACCGCCTTTCGTCCTTTCTCGAATTCCCACCGATAAGGACCGCCCGGAAGACGCAGGCCTATGCATCGATGATCATTTAGATCCTGGGGCTTCCGCGGAATGTTTCGTGATGAAAAATAGCCAGGCGATCCGATCACCGCCAATCGCAGCTCCTGGGTGACCCGTACTGCGATCATGTCCTTTTGAATGTACTCACCAAGTTGAATACCGGCGTCGAACTCGCCCGCAACGAGGTCTACAGGGCCAGTGACAGTAACAACGTCAAGAACGATGTCAGGGTAGGCTTCCGCGAATGCCGTGAGCCGCGGCAGCAATACCATCACAGCAGCCGACCGGGACATTACAATTCGAAGGCGCCCTGCAGGTCGGTGCCGAACGCTTCGGGCTTCATTGATAGCACGAGCAATTTGCTCAAGTGCCGGAGCCAATTCTTTCAAGAGAGCTGCCCCTGCAGCGGTTGGTGCGACGCTCTTGGTTGTTCGAGCAAGAAGCTGCAACTCGAGCCGCTGCTCAAGTCCCCGGATCGTGTGGCTCAGGGCAGACTGAGACACACCAATCTTTGCCGCAGCCCGCGTAAAGCTTCGTTCTCTGGCGACGATTGCAAACGCAGCGAGTTCGTTCAGTTCGTTTCTCATGATTTATGAATACTACTCATAACCCCATATTGTGCAACATGCCTAGTCTCATAAGCCGCTTCATCCTATGTTCGGCGGACAAGGAGACTTGAGGCAACCTTCTGCGGGTTTCGGCCGGCTTGACGCTCAGCACATGTAGCTTGGGCCTATGAAAGCGGTTCGGTGTAACAACTTTTTGGGATGGCTATACCCGGCGATTTTAATCTCATCTGAAGAACGCAACTCAAACCCACAGGGACTTTTGGAGAGCAGAATGTCAAAAATGGATCGACGAGCATTTTTGAGTCGATCTGCCAGCGTGACTATTGGAGCTACGCTCGTCAGTGCTCCTGGTTTGATGCTTGGAGATCGGACTTTCAGCCATGCGCAGTCTCCTCCCGTTCCAAATAACAACCTTATGGATGACAAGCTTATGGATACCGATGCTCGTGCCTTGCACTCCCTAGCGCAGACCTATTTCGACGGTGCCTATGAAATGGATGCTGACAAATTTGCGTCCATATTTCATCCCTCGAGTTCCGTGACCAAAGTCGGCGACGACGGCAACGTGAACGTGACGCCAATTGGGACATGGCTAGCGGCCGTCCGTAATATGAAAGCTCCGAAACAACAGGGCCTGGAGCGCCGCGATCAGATCCTATCAATAGACGTTGATGGAGAGCTCGCGCTTTTGAAGTTGAAATTGCAAATTCCACCGCGCTACTTCACCGACATGTTGTCATGCTTAAAGGTCAACGGAACCTGGAAGATCGCTCAGAAAGTCATGACTTCGAAAACCTAACGGCTTCGGTGCTGTTTTACAAAAGTGCATCATACGCTTGGCAGGTTGTCCGTGGAATTTCTGTCACAAAGCCCCAATGCCCTGGGCTGTGCTTCGGGATCATGGAAGATTTGGTCACTCTCTGACGGACATGTCGACCTGCCCGCCGAATCCCTCAGATACCCCGAC belongs to Bradyrhizobium icense and includes:
- a CDS encoding ABC transporter ATP-binding protein, whose amino-acid sequence is MALIEVSGVHVRFGDRVVLESIDLTVPEGEFHGLMGPNGAGKTTFFNVLTGRVKPSRGSIRFDGEDVTGLSSHRIAAKGVARSFQIMTLFDEFSARENVMVGLPGFRARGFDIRHAAAGDRLFAEKASEILVTVGLADKGDTRAKDLSYGDRRALEIAVALGQGPRVLCLDEPTSGLGSDGVQRLATLVGRLKGKLTIVAIEHDMEFLFSLADRISVIHWGQVVARGEPHELQQNEWVKRSNLGRFA
- a CDS encoding ABC transporter substrate-binding protein; its protein translation is MKQREISRRSVLQGSLMASALAGTASYFGPWKENRVWAQGAAKPIKLGLTCDASGQYGNSGQDDLRGIQMAIDEANAKGGVLGRKITWITADTETTPATGSRLAERFITREDCTILIGAVHSGVANAITQVAAKNGVIYLNTNSSAPSEAGENCSRIKFVWDGNGTNFSKASVANAVNSIGKKWMLLTNDYVWGHTTSAATKAQVEGAGGKIVDNLLVPQNTRDFTAYLLKIQQAKPDVVATAVGGDDIKALREQVAQLKLDGKPAWINNQQDWPDVWGSPDSLFGVFGTTWYHKLALPGVADFVKKWQATNKEGSIPVPGNVSYNGYMATRELLRAIERAGSTNNVKIIKELENLKVSATDRMQHFDAYMDPVTHQMQQTIYLARRNPKPADKTDLYEIISWTEPKAVADTDAQAKCKLVPYEQVPTVDS
- a CDS encoding branched-chain amino acid ABC transporter permease, yielding MFDLLPHILNGLTLGLLFALIALGFMLIVGLMEQINLAHGSLFALGAYFAMQLMGPRPPLPADLAQSWLALPLGWRYAATLILAPAAVGLVGIAIEFCMRRTYGKDPLYGLLLTFGAAMVIEEMIRLTWGTRDYVVQVPQAVSGGFIFGDLIWSTYRFYAAGIAAAVIGLVWLLIEKTSFGATVKAGAHDSEIVRALGINLTRLRLLVFVFGTMLAAVAGIIVAPIWGIRPHMGVDAVIPAFLVIVLGGVGSFWGAVVAGLLVGLAVGLSGAYASEWSLLSMYVLLVAVVTFRARGLWGKKSVLEA
- a CDS encoding ABC transporter ATP-binding protein — protein: MILQVEAVDTFYGETQALFGASLSVERGKVFALLGPNGAGKTTMLRSILGLTRPRRGAVRFDGREVTHSPTHEIARGGIGWVPDDRRLCPTLSVARNLGIAQKRTKFRNWTVKEACEIFSPLEYLMERECENLSGGEMQMVAIARALVGSPGLILFDEPSQGLAPKIVGDVLATIRRLRNEGVASLVVEQNAEIALSVADQAAVIDRGRIAWSGEAATLRDDRGLRQRLLGVH
- a CDS encoding branched-chain amino acid ABC transporter permease; this translates as MIPAPQSDSTRLITPTMLVLWLVLATVPLWIARVGLYPYLGIEILIWSLYALAFNLVLGTAGLPSFGHGAYFGIGAYAFGLCQFNVVANLWICLVAAFAVAGLAGALVALFISHRRGIYYAFMTIAFGQIFWTLAIKSHKVTGGEDGLLKIARLPADFGFASFDLAGNVAFYYFVLIVFGIAVIALWRLVHSPYGRAIAAIKQSETRAAHLGYNVWLYKASIFALSAAISGFAGGLFAMAQLAAFPDVMSLHQSGYVVMMTLVGGGLVSFWGPVIGVFLFLIARDVIGAMTNAWMLYFGLLFIAVVLFRPEGVAGAIMATWQNRSLNSMRQQGGTALRLLFGGGRWR
- a CDS encoding SDR family NAD(P)-dependent oxidoreductase, which encodes MASQDERSLKGKVALVTGAGRGLGRAFAERLAAMGADVAIHGMREHGPAEYGEGSTLTAVAEAVASAHRVRTIRVLGDLTQGADIARVVETTTKQLGPIDILVHNAGGDIAAKGGKPDPNDAVGIREEDVRAVLDRNLLSTILTCQAVAKEMMPRRQGRIVTIGSVAAFKGRTNGSIYAVAKAGMTHYTRCLADQLRSYDITVNCIAPGDTRTGRFMGTRAVDQNRMVETGTLDRIATVDEVARVVEVFAGPLGAFVSGQVLRVDGGGQCWAA
- a CDS encoding MurR/RpiR family transcriptional regulator translates to MDKPAGTAMSYDELRGAIAQRHRALSGRLQQIAEFVLDHPTDVALGTVAEIAERSGVPPSAIVRFAHAFGFGGFTQMQQVFRTRLVAGVAPSYKARLARMKSEEKSVLGRKPAAVLGRFVAEAQSSLVTLSQSAHERQLEAAIMILAKARDIYLLGLGGSFPVATHLAYVLRKLGRRVVLLDGTGGSIHEQSHPATSEDALVAISFRNYYPDTARLFPELVARNVPAISITDSLLSPIVEGASVVFEIQDMPEPALRTLVAPMCLVQALAIGLDLAAD